Proteins encoded within one genomic window of Actinoplanes octamycinicus:
- a CDS encoding carbohydrate ABC transporter permease, with product MRRRIASICLNTGLLAVSAVTIFPFVWMLMSSFKNADEIASVDQHLLPRVWTLANYRSIQEHFDVVRLFGNSLLLSVAITGIAVYTSLLGGYVFGKYRFRGRGPLFALVLATMMIPWAVVLIPRYTMFTGAGLQDSYASIIIPAAISSFGIFLMRQSMDNVPDEVLEAARIDGASELYIFHRIVAPLSVNAISALAIFQFLWVWEDYLWPYLMLTTPSKQVLAVGLTTFSGQYSTDYGGLFAATTVSIIPVVIVYVIFQKRFVAGAASAAVKG from the coding sequence ATGCGTCGCAGGATCGCCTCGATCTGTCTCAACACCGGGCTGCTCGCCGTCTCGGCGGTGACGATCTTCCCGTTCGTCTGGATGCTGATGTCGAGCTTCAAGAACGCCGACGAGATCGCCTCGGTCGACCAGCACCTGCTGCCGCGGGTCTGGACGCTGGCGAACTACCGGTCGATCCAGGAGCACTTCGACGTCGTCCGGCTGTTCGGCAACTCGCTGCTGCTGTCCGTGGCGATCACCGGCATCGCGGTCTACACCAGCCTGCTCGGCGGGTACGTCTTCGGCAAGTACCGCTTCCGCGGCCGCGGCCCACTGTTCGCGCTGGTCCTGGCGACGATGATGATCCCGTGGGCGGTCGTGCTGATCCCCCGCTACACGATGTTCACCGGCGCCGGGCTGCAGGACAGCTACGCCTCGATCATCATCCCGGCCGCGATCAGCTCGTTCGGCATCTTCCTGATGCGCCAGAGCATGGACAACGTGCCGGACGAGGTCCTGGAGGCGGCCCGGATCGACGGCGCCTCCGAGCTCTACATCTTCCACCGCATCGTGGCCCCGCTCAGCGTCAACGCGATCTCGGCGCTGGCCATCTTCCAGTTCCTCTGGGTCTGGGAGGACTACCTGTGGCCGTACCTCATGCTCACCACGCCGTCCAAGCAGGTGCTCGCGGTGGGCCTGACGACCTTCAGCGGGCAGTACAGCACCGACTACGGCGGCCTCTTCGCGGCGACGACGGTCTCCATCATCCCGGTCGTCATCGTCTACGTGATCTTCCAGAAGCGTTTCGTCGCCGGGGCGGCCAGCGCCGCCGTCAAGGGTTGA
- a CDS encoding carbohydrate ABC transporter permease yields MTTTESAQPVAASVRPPAGSRRTPAAHGERPLRLVVVTTVTVAILALVAWPIVAALLGSLHDWNPLNGTYRWVGTANYRRLFADPVFWTSSVNTVVFMAGAIIGRVVLGMALAYAVHSSLTRVRTLHRTLLYLPTVTPLVAVAYVWRLMYNPQFGAVNSILGLDVNWLYDSRFALPAVMVMTIWKDFGFGVILYLAGLYALPADVLEAAQVDGAGAWARFRRVIWPMLRPTTLFVVVTSMIGYLQAFVQVFVLTDGGPGDSTSLLPYLIYQQAFVKYNFGYASAAAFVLFVATAALTVLSFRAQRGPWRGKAQ; encoded by the coding sequence ATGACCACCACCGAATCCGCTCAGCCGGTGGCCGCATCGGTGCGGCCACCGGCCGGTTCACGCCGGACCCCGGCCGCGCACGGCGAGCGCCCGCTGCGGCTGGTCGTCGTCACCACCGTCACCGTGGCGATCCTGGCCCTGGTGGCCTGGCCGATCGTGGCCGCGCTCCTGGGCAGCCTGCACGACTGGAACCCGCTCAACGGCACCTACCGCTGGGTGGGCACGGCGAACTACCGCCGCCTGTTCGCCGACCCGGTGTTCTGGACCTCCTCGGTGAACACCGTCGTCTTCATGGCGGGCGCGATCATCGGCCGGGTGGTCCTCGGCATGGCCCTCGCCTACGCCGTCCACTCCTCGCTGACCCGGGTCCGGACCCTGCACCGGACCCTGCTCTACCTGCCCACCGTCACCCCGCTGGTCGCGGTGGCGTACGTCTGGCGGCTGATGTACAACCCCCAGTTCGGCGCGGTGAACTCGATCCTCGGGCTGGACGTGAACTGGCTCTACGACAGCCGTTTCGCGCTACCCGCCGTCATGGTGATGACCATCTGGAAGGACTTCGGCTTCGGGGTGATCCTCTACCTCGCCGGGTTGTACGCCCTGCCCGCGGACGTGCTCGAAGCGGCCCAGGTGGACGGCGCCGGGGCCTGGGCGAGGTTCCGCCGGGTGATCTGGCCGATGCTGCGCCCGACGACCCTGTTCGTCGTCGTAACGTCGATGATCGGGTACCTGCAGGCGTTCGTGCAGGTCTTCGTCCTGACCGACGGCGGGCCGGGTGACTCGACCAGCCTGCTCCCCTACCTCATCTATCAGCAGGCGTTCGTCAAATACAACTTCGGGTACGCGTCGGCGGCCGCGTTCGTGCTCTTCGTCGCCACCGCGGCGTTGACCGTCCTATCGTTCCGGGCGCAGCGCGGCCCGTGGCGCGGAAAGGCTCAGTGA
- a CDS encoding glycoside hydrolase family 31 protein, which yields MPFPYRLGCDPTADPAAVVRGDRYRITVLTDGLLRLEYADDGVFEDRASTFAVHRRLPVPDFRVLESGGHLEIVTSRFRLTYDRGRFSTSGLSVAVRGGITAYHSVWRFGQEPPNLGGTARTLDNTDGPIPLEPGVISRAGVAVIDDSSSFVFDDEGWVAADSIDRTDLYVFAYGHDYTAALRALYAVSGPVPVVPRFALGNWWSRHHRYTTESYLALMTRFRQQGIPFSVSVVDMDWHLTDVDPAHGSGWTGYTWNRELFPDPEKLLDWLHDNGLRVTLNVHPADGVRAFEEAYPAMAAALGRDPADGEPIAFDVTDREFLAAYFEVLHRGLERDGVDFWWLDWQSGPYSRVAGIDPLWMLNHFHYLDNARDGRRALTFSRYAGPGSHRYPVGFSGDTVISWASLAFQPHFTATASNIGYGWWSHDIGGHFFGTRDDELAVRWVQFGAFSPILRLHSAKNPFITKEPWSFPAHVEQVMTAFLRLRHRLVPYLHTMNHRAAADGLPLVLPMYYRSPGADEAYQVPNQYQFGTELVVAAITEPADRRTGLGRVKAWLPEGTWVDVFTDLVYDGGRTIHLHRDLTGIPVLAPAGAIVVLDGAAVPGNAPVHPGHLELLVVAGADGAFELIEDDGTTTGDPARTRIGFHQDDGTLVVEPVRGAAGVVPAARRWTVTFPALLAGDPVATADGVPVPAQVTRDGTRTSITVDDVPVIATLRVEIGAGPRLGRNDVAGRLFTLLDRAQIEYRTKTLVLEAATGPGPVALRLSRLQALDLDRELAGAVGEILLARADDVPL from the coding sequence ATGCCATTTCCGTACCGGCTGGGATGCGATCCGACGGCCGACCCGGCAGCCGTGGTCCGTGGTGACCGTTACCGGATCACCGTGCTGACCGATGGTCTGCTGCGCCTGGAGTACGCCGACGACGGCGTCTTCGAGGATCGGGCCTCCACCTTCGCGGTCCACCGGCGGCTGCCGGTGCCGGACTTCCGGGTGCTGGAGAGCGGCGGCCACCTGGAGATCGTGACGTCCCGGTTCCGGCTCACGTACGACCGGGGCCGGTTCAGCACCAGCGGGCTGAGCGTCGCCGTGCGGGGCGGGATCACCGCGTACCACTCGGTGTGGCGCTTCGGGCAGGAGCCGCCCAACCTCGGCGGCACGGCGCGGACGCTGGACAACACGGACGGGCCGATCCCGCTGGAGCCGGGCGTCATCTCCCGCGCGGGGGTGGCTGTGATCGACGACTCGTCGTCGTTCGTCTTCGACGACGAGGGCTGGGTGGCCGCCGACTCCATCGACCGGACCGACCTGTACGTGTTCGCCTACGGCCACGACTACACCGCCGCGCTGCGCGCCCTGTACGCCGTGTCCGGTCCGGTGCCGGTCGTGCCGCGCTTCGCGCTGGGCAACTGGTGGAGTCGGCACCACCGGTACACGACCGAGTCCTACCTCGCGCTGATGACCCGCTTCCGGCAGCAGGGCATCCCGTTCTCGGTCAGCGTCGTCGACATGGACTGGCACCTGACCGACGTCGACCCGGCGCACGGCAGCGGCTGGACCGGCTACACCTGGAATCGCGAGCTGTTCCCCGACCCGGAGAAGCTGCTGGACTGGCTGCACGACAACGGCCTGCGGGTCACCCTCAACGTCCACCCGGCCGACGGGGTCCGCGCGTTCGAGGAGGCCTACCCGGCGATGGCGGCCGCTCTCGGCCGGGATCCCGCCGACGGCGAACCGATCGCCTTCGACGTCACCGACCGGGAGTTCCTCGCCGCTTACTTCGAGGTGCTGCATCGCGGCCTGGAACGGGACGGCGTCGACTTCTGGTGGCTGGACTGGCAGTCCGGCCCGTACTCGCGGGTGGCCGGCATCGACCCGCTGTGGATGCTCAACCACTTCCACTACCTGGACAACGCGCGGGACGGCCGGCGTGCGCTCACCTTCTCCCGCTACGCCGGTCCGGGCAGCCACCGCTATCCGGTCGGGTTCTCCGGCGACACGGTGATCTCCTGGGCGTCGCTGGCGTTCCAGCCGCACTTCACCGCGACCGCGAGCAACATCGGCTACGGCTGGTGGAGCCACGACATCGGCGGTCATTTCTTCGGTACGCGTGACGACGAGCTGGCCGTCCGCTGGGTGCAGTTCGGCGCCTTCTCGCCGATCCTGCGGCTGCACTCGGCGAAGAACCCGTTCATCACCAAGGAGCCGTGGTCCTTCCCGGCGCACGTCGAGCAGGTGATGACCGCGTTCCTGCGGCTGCGGCACCGGCTCGTGCCGTACCTGCACACCATGAACCACCGCGCCGCCGCGGACGGGCTTCCGCTGGTGCTGCCGATGTACTACCGCTCGCCCGGGGCGGACGAGGCGTACCAGGTGCCCAACCAGTACCAGTTCGGCACCGAGCTGGTGGTCGCCGCGATCACCGAGCCGGCCGACCGCCGGACCGGCCTGGGCCGGGTCAAGGCGTGGCTGCCCGAGGGCACCTGGGTGGACGTGTTCACCGACCTGGTCTACGACGGCGGGCGCACGATCCACCTGCACCGCGATCTCACCGGCATCCCGGTGCTCGCGCCCGCCGGGGCCATCGTGGTGCTGGACGGCGCCGCGGTCCCGGGCAACGCGCCGGTCCACCCGGGCCATCTGGAGCTGCTCGTCGTCGCCGGCGCCGACGGAGCGTTCGAGCTGATCGAGGACGACGGCACCACGACCGGCGACCCGGCCCGTACCCGGATCGGCTTCCACCAGGACGACGGGACGCTGGTGGTCGAGCCGGTGCGCGGCGCGGCCGGCGTGGTCCCGGCCGCCCGCCGCTGGACGGTCACCTTTCCGGCGCTGCTCGCCGGCGACCCGGTGGCCACGGCGGACGGTGTGCCGGTGCCGGCGCAGGTGACCCGGGACGGCACCCGTACCTCGATCACGGTCGACGACGTGCCGGTCATCGCCACCCTGCGGGTCGAGATCGGCGCCGGGCCCCGGCTGGGCCGCAACGACGTGGCCGGGCGGCTGTTCACCCTGCTGGACCGGGCGCAGATCGAATACCGGACCAAGACGCTGGTCCTGGAGGCGGCCACCGGGCCGGGTCCGGTGGCGCTGCGCCTGTCCCGCCTGCAGGCCCTGGACCTGGATCGGGAGCTGGCCGGCGCGGTCGGCGAGATCCTGCTCGCGCGGGCGGACGACGTCCCGCTCTGA
- a CDS encoding TIM-barrel domain-containing protein: MLLRDLVLRRVAAATVLTLVPGGLALIPSTSAQATPGHRHPASVVSGDARFQILSPTLIRTEYATGGRFTDTDTFTVIGRDDFAPVRFTQRVSRGWLTIDTGAATLRYRVGSGPFTGDNLSVRLKAGRQTVTAAPWAGKGAPDCVAGALCEAEDLALTGLGTATDHRDYTGQGFAAGFEGTGASVAFAVTPAAAGGQQLTVRYANSTGGDGQNVTRTLTVTVDGVAAGTLSLPPTGNWDTWALASLPLTLSAGRHEIRVVRTASDSGNVNVDSLAVLAPGAAYPAPTPAGPLPCAFGAVCEADTGTGAGGAKLADDHNGYSGEGFLAGLERAGAGTALTVTGVPAAGTYQVQLRYANAQAGSQPVQTRTMTVTANGAAPVTATLPPTSGWDYWRTEKVLVPLNAGTNTVTLGCPTDQSCNVNVDTVAVADRTAPLLAPHAPLGGYRRGLDGVNGGARTFAGLLYQDGWSLLDDSGAGQDGYVFAYGQDYRRALRELSTLTGPTKLLPKWAYGVWYSEYYDRTAAEFQDIVTRFQTEGVPLDTLVVDTDFKSPDRWNGWEIDPSRFPDWTAFATWLRQRGVHTGLNIHPSILGSDPHFAGAQQIAKGKLQRTGCNSGPDCYVFDFGDPDQLAAYFWLHDQMGATGVDFWWLDWCCDGSRGLDALINKAYADKTGFAFSRAYGSLQAGGYGNPGEVAIGPWAEKRNTLHFTGDTISNWETLRFEIGYTPGESAATGLAAISHDIGGHTGGLQEPGSEPGSTKLPDDLYARWVQLGTFQPIDRLHSNHSDRLPWQYGPAANASAKKFLNLRKKLQGYTYAAAAEATRTGTPIVRAMYLAYPGEQDAYATAGSQYLYGPDLLVAPVTTPGATATTTVWFPPGSTWTDYFTGKRYAGGTTAAVTTTLDTMPVFVRSGAKIR; the protein is encoded by the coding sequence ATGCTGTTGCGCGATCTCGTCCTCCGGAGGGTCGCCGCGGCGACCGTCCTGACCCTGGTGCCCGGCGGCCTGGCGCTGATCCCGTCCACGTCCGCCCAGGCCACCCCGGGGCACAGGCACCCGGCAAGCGTCGTCTCCGGCGACGCCCGCTTCCAGATCCTGTCGCCGACCCTGATCAGGACCGAGTACGCGACCGGCGGCCGGTTCACCGACACCGACACCTTCACCGTGATCGGCCGTGACGACTTCGCGCCGGTCCGCTTCACCCAGCGGGTGTCGCGCGGCTGGCTGACCATCGACACGGGCGCTGCCACCCTGCGCTACCGGGTCGGTTCCGGTCCGTTCACCGGGGACAACCTTTCGGTACGCCTCAAAGCCGGCCGCCAGACGGTGACCGCCGCGCCGTGGGCCGGCAAGGGCGCGCCGGACTGCGTGGCCGGAGCCCTGTGCGAGGCCGAGGACCTCGCGCTCACCGGGCTCGGCACGGCCACCGACCACCGGGACTACACCGGTCAGGGCTTCGCGGCCGGGTTCGAGGGCACCGGCGCCTCGGTCGCCTTCGCGGTCACCCCGGCCGCCGCGGGCGGGCAGCAGCTGACCGTCCGCTACGCGAACAGCACCGGCGGGGACGGGCAGAACGTCACCCGCACGCTGACCGTCACGGTCGACGGGGTCGCGGCCGGGACGCTGAGCCTGCCGCCGACCGGGAACTGGGACACCTGGGCGCTCGCCTCGCTGCCGCTGACCCTGAGCGCCGGCCGGCACGAGATCCGCGTGGTGCGCACCGCGAGCGACTCCGGCAACGTGAACGTCGACAGCCTGGCGGTGCTCGCGCCGGGCGCCGCCTATCCGGCTCCGACGCCGGCCGGGCCGCTGCCGTGCGCGTTCGGCGCGGTGTGCGAGGCGGACACCGGGACGGGCGCCGGTGGGGCGAAGCTTGCCGACGACCACAACGGGTACTCCGGCGAGGGCTTCCTGGCCGGGCTGGAGCGGGCCGGCGCCGGGACGGCGCTGACCGTAACCGGGGTGCCGGCCGCCGGGACCTACCAGGTGCAGCTGCGCTACGCCAACGCGCAGGCCGGCAGCCAGCCGGTGCAGACGCGGACGATGACGGTGACGGCTAACGGCGCGGCTCCGGTCACCGCCACGCTGCCGCCGACCAGCGGGTGGGACTACTGGCGTACCGAAAAGGTCCTGGTGCCGTTGAACGCGGGCACGAACACGGTGACGCTGGGCTGTCCGACCGACCAGAGTTGCAACGTCAACGTGGACACCGTGGCGGTCGCCGACCGGACGGCGCCGCTGCTGGCGCCGCACGCGCCGCTCGGTGGGTACCGGCGCGGGCTGGACGGCGTCAACGGCGGCGCGCGGACCTTCGCCGGGCTGCTCTACCAGGACGGCTGGTCGCTGCTCGACGACTCCGGGGCCGGGCAGGACGGCTACGTCTTCGCCTACGGGCAGGACTACCGGCGGGCGCTGCGCGAACTGTCCACCCTGACCGGGCCGACCAAGCTGCTGCCGAAGTGGGCCTACGGCGTCTGGTACTCGGAGTACTACGACCGGACCGCCGCCGAGTTCCAGGACATCGTGACCCGGTTCCAGACCGAGGGCGTGCCGCTGGACACCCTGGTGGTGGACACCGACTTCAAGTCACCGGACCGGTGGAACGGCTGGGAGATCGACCCGTCCCGGTTCCCGGACTGGACCGCCTTCGCGACCTGGCTGCGGCAGCGGGGCGTGCACACCGGGCTGAACATCCACCCGAGCATCCTCGGCTCCGACCCGCACTTCGCCGGAGCGCAGCAGATCGCCAAGGGCAAGCTGCAGCGGACCGGGTGCAACAGCGGGCCGGACTGCTACGTGTTCGACTTCGGCGACCCGGACCAGCTCGCCGCGTACTTCTGGCTGCACGACCAGATGGGCGCGACCGGGGTCGACTTCTGGTGGCTGGACTGGTGCTGCGACGGCTCCCGGGGCCTGGACGCCCTGATCAACAAGGCGTACGCCGACAAGACCGGGTTCGCCTTCTCCCGGGCGTACGGGTCGCTGCAGGCCGGTGGCTACGGCAACCCGGGGGAGGTGGCCATCGGTCCATGGGCGGAGAAGCGGAACACCCTGCACTTCACCGGCGACACCATCTCCAACTGGGAGACGCTGCGGTTCGAGATCGGCTACACGCCCGGTGAGTCGGCGGCGACCGGGCTGGCCGCGATCAGCCACGACATCGGCGGGCACACCGGCGGGCTGCAGGAGCCGGGCAGTGAGCCGGGCAGCACCAAACTCCCGGACGACCTGTACGCGCGGTGGGTGCAGCTGGGCACCTTCCAGCCGATCGACCGGCTGCACTCGAACCACAGCGACCGGCTCCCGTGGCAGTACGGCCCGGCCGCCAACGCCTCGGCGAAGAAGTTCCTCAACCTCCGGAAGAAACTGCAGGGTTACACGTACGCCGCGGCGGCCGAGGCGACCCGCACCGGCACCCCGATCGTCCGGGCCATGTACCTGGCCTACCCGGGCGAGCAGGACGCCTACGCGACGGCCGGCAGCCAGTACCTGTACGGGCCGGACCTGCTGGTCGCCCCGGTGACCACGCCGGGTGCGACCGCGACCACCACGGTCTGGTTCCCGCCGGGCAGCACCTGGACCGACTACTTCACCGGCAAGCGGTACGCGGGCGGCACCACCGCCGCGGTCACCACCACGCTGGACACCATGCCGGTCTTCGTCCGCTCCGGCGCGAAGATCCGGTGA
- a CDS encoding alpha-amylase family glycosyl hydrolase, whose product MRIRSALAMLLSTVLVGGSLTSPARAGGNGLPARHSLRAPVTDENFYFVMADRFDNGDTGNDTGGLGDDPLVSGFDPTRPGFYNGGDLAGLRRRLDYIEGLGTTSIWLTPSFKNKAVQLEDGPSAGYHGYWITDFTRIDPHLGTNEDLRALVDAAHARGMKVYFDIITNHTADVIGYQQGARRPYVSKDVSPYRTATGRPFDDRDYAGTGTFPALDPAVSFPYRPVLEPGEENVKVPAWLNDVTLYHNRGDTTFSGENSYYGDFFGLDDLFTENPRVVRGMIDVYRTWIRDFGIDGFRIDTMRHVDDKFWQRFGPEVLTFARAHGKREFFMFGEVYDTSRPFGSHFTTTDRMQAVLDFPFQDAARTFASRGGPASGLARFFEGDDWYTDADSNVYQLPTFLGNHDMGRIGTFVVTDNPGAGDAEWLARDRLAHELLYLSRGNPVVYYGDEQGFTGAGGGQDSRQSMFASRVPEYLKDDLLGTDATHAQDNFASTHPLYRTISGLAALTREHPALRDGAHQNRYADDQAGVYAFSRIDRARQREYVVAVNNSEQPHTAAVPTYAAGQAFQQVYGTGPAQLRTAGDRRLTVTVPPLSTLVYAAAGRIPGSTAAPAVSLAAPAPAAASPGRMEVTAQVAGDSFYEVTFYAKTGQGGWTPIGTDDTAPYRVFHDTSGLRSGQRVEYRAVALDDAGHTATSRTRATRVAPPAVTIEAPAEGRQVRGTVEVRAVTDPERASQVVRFERGIGDGAWTAIGQDSSSPAYTVVDDLTPLGLAAGTPIRYRAILSEPGGTRVTSAVRTVRYAGPPVTVATLRYHRPAGDYTGWGLHLWGEAVDPATLATITWDRPMPPTRIAGGWAEFDIPIADDTEPVNFIVHQPSGDTVPSTREPGGDRSFTPIDDPQVWIVQGDPAVHTTPPPTT is encoded by the coding sequence ATGCGCATACGTTCCGCACTGGCCATGCTGCTCTCGACCGTGCTGGTCGGCGGGTCACTGACGTCGCCGGCGCGGGCCGGCGGGAACGGTCTGCCGGCCCGGCACTCGCTGCGGGCCCCGGTCACCGACGAGAACTTCTACTTCGTCATGGCCGACCGGTTCGACAACGGTGACACCGGCAACGACACCGGCGGGCTCGGCGACGATCCGCTGGTGTCCGGGTTCGACCCCACCCGGCCGGGCTTCTACAACGGCGGTGACCTCGCCGGGTTGCGCCGGCGTCTGGACTACATCGAAGGGCTGGGCACCACCTCGATCTGGCTCACCCCGAGCTTCAAGAACAAGGCGGTGCAGCTGGAGGACGGGCCGTCGGCCGGCTACCACGGCTACTGGATCACCGACTTCACCCGGATCGATCCGCACCTGGGCACCAACGAGGACCTGCGAGCCCTGGTCGACGCGGCGCACGCGCGCGGCATGAAGGTGTACTTCGACATCATCACCAACCACACCGCCGACGTGATCGGTTACCAGCAGGGCGCCCGCCGGCCGTACGTGAGCAAGGACGTCTCGCCCTACCGGACCGCGACCGGGCGGCCGTTCGACGACCGCGACTACGCCGGCACCGGCACCTTCCCGGCGCTCGACCCGGCCGTGTCGTTCCCGTACCGGCCGGTCCTGGAACCGGGCGAGGAGAACGTCAAGGTCCCGGCCTGGCTCAACGACGTCACGCTGTACCACAACCGCGGTGACACCACGTTCAGCGGCGAGAACTCCTACTACGGCGACTTCTTCGGCCTCGACGACCTGTTCACCGAGAATCCCCGGGTGGTCCGCGGCATGATCGACGTCTACCGGACGTGGATCCGCGACTTCGGCATCGACGGCTTCCGGATCGACACGATGCGACACGTCGACGACAAGTTCTGGCAGCGGTTCGGCCCGGAGGTGCTGACCTTCGCCCGGGCGCACGGCAAGCGCGAGTTCTTCATGTTCGGCGAGGTGTACGACACCAGCCGGCCGTTCGGCTCGCACTTCACCACCACCGACCGGATGCAGGCGGTCCTCGACTTCCCGTTCCAGGACGCGGCGCGCACCTTCGCCTCGCGCGGCGGACCGGCCAGCGGGCTGGCCCGGTTCTTCGAGGGCGACGACTGGTACACCGACGCCGACTCCAACGTCTACCAGCTGCCGACCTTCCTCGGTAACCACGACATGGGCCGGATCGGCACCTTCGTCGTCACCGACAACCCGGGCGCCGGCGACGCGGAGTGGCTGGCCCGGGACCGGCTCGCCCACGAGCTGCTGTACCTCTCCCGCGGCAACCCGGTCGTCTACTACGGCGACGAGCAGGGCTTCACCGGCGCCGGTGGCGGGCAGGACTCGCGGCAGAGCATGTTCGCCAGCCGGGTGCCGGAATACCTCAAGGACGACCTGCTCGGCACCGATGCCACCCACGCCCAGGACAACTTCGCCAGCACGCATCCGCTGTACCGCACGATCAGCGGGCTGGCCGCCCTCACCCGGGAGCACCCGGCCCTGCGCGACGGCGCGCACCAGAATCGGTACGCCGACGACCAGGCCGGCGTCTACGCGTTCTCCCGGATCGACCGGGCCCGGCAGCGCGAGTACGTGGTCGCGGTGAACAACAGCGAGCAGCCGCACACCGCAGCCGTACCCACCTATGCGGCCGGTCAGGCCTTCCAGCAGGTGTACGGCACCGGTCCGGCCCAGCTCCGCACCGCCGGCGACCGCCGTCTCACCGTCACCGTGCCGCCGCTGTCCACCCTGGTGTACGCGGCCGCCGGGCGGATCCCGGGGTCCACCGCGGCGCCCGCCGTCTCCCTGGCCGCGCCGGCGCCGGCCGCGGCCTCGCCCGGGCGGATGGAGGTGACCGCCCAGGTCGCCGGTGACTCCTTCTACGAGGTCACCTTCTACGCCAAGACCGGGCAGGGCGGCTGGACCCCGATCGGTACCGACGACACCGCGCCGTACCGGGTGTTCCACGACACGTCGGGCCTGCGCAGCGGTCAGCGGGTGGAGTACCGCGCGGTGGCGCTGGACGACGCCGGGCACACCGCCACCAGCCGGACCCGGGCCACCCGGGTCGCGCCGCCGGCGGTGACCATCGAGGCACCCGCCGAGGGCCGGCAGGTCCGCGGCACGGTGGAGGTGCGGGCGGTCACCGACCCGGAGCGGGCCAGCCAGGTGGTGCGGTTCGAGCGCGGCATCGGCGACGGCGCCTGGACCGCCATCGGCCAGGACAGCTCCTCACCGGCGTACACCGTCGTCGACGATCTCACGCCGCTCGGCCTGGCCGCGGGCACCCCGATCCGGTACCGGGCGATCCTCAGCGAGCCCGGCGGCACCCGGGTCACCAGCGCCGTCCGCACCGTCCGGTACGCCGGGCCACCGGTGACCGTGGCGACTCTGCGCTACCACCGGCCGGCCGGTGACTACACCGGCTGGGGCCTGCATCTCTGGGGCGAGGCCGTCGACCCGGCCACCCTGGCCACCATCACCTGGGACCGGCCGATGCCACCGACCCGGATCGCCGGCGGCTGGGCGGAGTTCGACATCCCGATCGCCGACGACACCGAACCGGTCAACTTCATCGTCCACCAGCCCAGCGGCGACACCGTGCCGAGCACCCGGGAACCCGGCGGCGACCGGTCGTTCACCCCGATCGACGACCCGCAGGTCTGGATCGTGCAGGGCGATCCCGCCGTGCACACCACTCCGCCACCGACGACCTGA
- a CDS encoding extracellular solute-binding protein, with protein MKTTRTLAAVLAAGVLMITACSSKPSGGDGVTDTTAAKGLPVAGATLKYDPNTLVNDGKPIHLDWWAWGNIPQIQAFADAYQKIHPNVDITVVNQPWDDYWTKLPLQLQGPKGPAIFNIHNSQHDNVIKYMAPYDIPVDQLAADYLNAKSHVIDGKIYYLDLGLMSGAIYYNKDMWAAAGLTDADIPATWDQFREVAKKLTVKDGAKLKQAGFNFNSSFSAFQAGMAYQLGQNMFAADGTTPTVDNPANRQVIQRFLQIYADGSGSKDFGTEATTSFGQGQTAMVYAWGWYEGTLRSQFPAIKFGVFRTPVPTAGATPYAYDRYNGESTVGINKNAPADQQAAAQDFLKFYLTDKADMKALDLSLGVFPAYKPLADDPEIKADPALQAYGDISRYIWPGTVPSTFEDNFTKMWQDILYNKVDPAKALTTAQQKIAADLAGKNFTSAEKLYPAYAPSN; from the coding sequence ATGAAAACCACGCGCACGCTGGCCGCCGTCCTCGCGGCCGGCGTCCTGATGATAACGGCCTGCTCCAGCAAGCCCTCCGGGGGCGACGGGGTGACCGACACCACGGCGGCCAAGGGGCTGCCGGTCGCCGGCGCCACTCTGAAGTACGACCCGAACACCCTGGTCAACGACGGCAAGCCGATCCACCTCGACTGGTGGGCCTGGGGAAACATCCCGCAGATTCAGGCGTTCGCCGACGCCTATCAGAAGATCCACCCGAACGTGGACATCACCGTCGTCAACCAGCCGTGGGACGACTACTGGACGAAGCTGCCGCTGCAACTGCAGGGCCCCAAGGGGCCGGCAATTTTCAACATCCACAACAGTCAGCACGACAATGTCATCAAGTACATGGCGCCCTACGACATCCCGGTCGACCAATTGGCGGCGGATTACCTCAACGCGAAATCGCACGTTATCGACGGCAAGATCTATTACCTCGATCTGGGGCTGATGAGCGGCGCCATCTATTACAACAAGGACATGTGGGCCGCCGCCGGCCTGACCGACGCGGACATCCCGGCCACCTGGGACCAGTTCCGCGAGGTCGCCAAGAAGCTCACCGTGAAGGACGGCGCGAAACTCAAGCAGGCCGGGTTCAACTTCAACAGCTCCTTCAGCGCCTTCCAGGCCGGCATGGCGTACCAGCTGGGGCAGAACATGTTCGCCGCCGACGGCACCACGCCGACCGTCGACAACCCGGCGAACAGGCAGGTCATCCAGCGGTTCCTGCAGATCTACGCGGACGGTTCCGGCTCCAAGGACTTCGGCACCGAGGCCACCACCAGCTTCGGGCAGGGCCAGACCGCCATGGTCTACGCCTGGGGCTGGTACGAGGGCACGCTGCGCAGCCAGTTCCCCGCCATCAAGTTCGGCGTCTTCCGCACCCCGGTGCCGACCGCCGGCGCGACGCCGTACGCCTACGACCGCTACAACGGCGAGTCGACCGTGGGGATCAACAAGAACGCTCCGGCCGACCAGCAGGCGGCCGCCCAGGACTTCCTGAAGTTCTACCTCACCGACAAGGCGGACATGAAGGCGCTCGACCTGAGCCTCGGCGTCTTCCCGGCGTACAAGCCGCTGGCGGACGACCCGGAGATCAAGGCCGATCCGGCGCTGCAGGCGTACGGCGACATCAGCCGCTACATCTGGCCCGGCACCGTCCCGTCCACCTTCGAGGACAACTTCACCAAGATGTGGCAGGACATCCTCTACAACAAGGTCGACCCGGCCAAGGCGCTGACCACGGCGCAGCAGAAGATCGCCGCCGACCTGGCCGGCAAGAACTTCACCTCGGCCGAGAAGCTCTATCCCGCCTACGCGCCCTCGAACTGA